The genomic DNA CTCGACCGGGAGCGGCTGTTCTTCGCGCAGAGCAACAGCGCGGAGCTCGCCAAGAACGTGCTGTCCGAGACCGACCGGCTCGTGATCGGCGCGCTGACGCCCGCCACGGTGCTCGCCTCGCGGGCGAGCTCGGCGCTCGCGGTGATCGCCTTCCTGCTGGCCTACGCGCCGCAGCTCGCGCTGATCCTGGGAGGCGGCTTCGGCGGCCTCTATGTCGGGATCTACCTCGTGATGCGCGCCCGGCTGGCCCGGCTGGGCAGCCGCACCGTGGCCGACAACGAGGCCCGCTTCCGGATCGTGCAGGAGACCTTCGGGGCGCTCACCGAGCTGAAGCTCTACGGGCGCGCGGAGGCGTTCGCGTCGCGGTTCGACGCCCCGGCCCGGGCCTACGCCCTCGCCACCGCGGCGAGCCAGCTCACCGGCCAGATGCCGCGCTTCGTGATCGAGGCCCTGGCCTTCGGCGGGGTGATCGTGGTGGTGCTGTTCGCGCTCGCCCAGGGGCTCGACGTCGCTGGGATCCTGCCGCTGCTCGGCCTGTTCGCCTTCGCGGGCTACCGCATGCTGCCGGCTTTCCAGAACATCTTCACCTCGGTGGCGCTGATGCGATTCACCTTGCCGGCGGTGCGGGTGATCGTCGACGAACTCGCCGACGAGCGGGAGCCCCGGCCCCGCACCGCGGAGCGGCTGCCCTTCGCGCGGGCGATCCGGCTCGAGGACCTCGGCTTCGACTACGGCACCGGCCGCCCGGCCCTCGCCGGGATCGACCTGACCATCCCGGTCAACGCCACGGTCGGCCTCGCTGGGCGGACCGGATCGGGCAAGTCGACGCTGGCCGGCCTGATCCTCGGCGTCCTGAGCCCGACCGCCGGGCGGATCACCGTGGACGGCCGGCCCCTCGATGCCGGCACCCTGCCCGCGTGGCAGAACCGGATCGGCTACGTCCCGCAGGAGGTGTTCCTCGTGGACGGCACGGTGGCGGAGAACATCGCGCTGGGCCTCGACGCGCCGGACCTCGCCGCCGTCGAGCGGGCGGCGCGGCTCGCCGGCGCCCACGACTTCGTCGCGGCCCTGCCGCACGGCTACGCCGAGCGGGTCGGCGAGCGCGGGGCGCGGCTGTCCGGCGGCCAGCGCCAGCGCGTCGGCATCGCCCGGGCGCTCTACCACGACCCGGACGTCATCGTGTTCGACGAGGCGACCTCCGCCCTCGACGACGAGACGCAGGCGGCCGTGATGCGGGCGCTGCGCGCCCTCTCGGGCCGGCGGACGCTGATCCTGATCGCCCACCGGCTCTCGACCCTGGAGGGCGCCGACGCGGTCCACGTCCTGGAGGCCGGCCGGATCGTCGCCTCCGGGCCGCCCGAGGCGGTCCTGCCGGGGCTCGGCACGGCCGCGTGAGCGACCCCGCGTGGGGGCCTTGCGTCCGGCCCCGCCTCCGTTACCTCGGCTGTCCGAGGCAGACCGGGAGAGCACCGTGACCACGCGCATCGAGCTGACCGCACCGGACGGCACAACCGCGACGCTCGCGACCCACGGGGCCGAGCCGGTCTCCTGGCGGGTCGGCGGGACCGAGTATCTCTGGAGCGGCGACCCCGCGCACTGGAATCGCCACGCGCCCTGGCTCTTCCCGGTGGTCGGCGCCTCGGCGGGCGGGCACGTGACGGTCGGGTCCGAGCGCTACCCGATGGCCCAGCACGGCTTCGCGCGGGACCTGCCCTTCGCGGTGGTCGACCGGAGCGCCGACGCGGTGACCCTGCGCCTGACCGACGGGCCCGGGACGCGGGCGCACTACCCGTTCGCGTTCCGGCTCGACATCGCCGCGCGGGTTCGCCCGGCGGGTCTCGACCTCGACGTGTCCGTCGCCAATCCCGGCGACGTCCCCCTGCCCTACGCCCTCGGCTTCCACCCGGCCTTCCCGTGGCCCTTCGCGGGCGGCAGCCGCGCCCGGGACGGTGGCTACGCGGTGGCCTTCGAGCAGGCGGAGCGGCCCTTCGCGCCCCAGGTCGGCCCGGGCGGCCTCCTGCTGCGCGACGAGCAGCCGATCCCCCTCGCCGGGGACACGCTGCCCCTCGATCCGGCACTGTTCACCGAGGCCTTCGTGTTCCGGAACGCCCGCAGCCGCTGGATGCGCTTCACCGGCCCCGGACGGGCGATCAGCATGGAGATGGCGGATTTCCCCCACCTGGCGGTCTGGACCAAGCCCACCGCGCCGTTCCTGTCGCTCGAGTGCTGGACCGGCTACGCCGACTGGTCGGACTTCGCGGGCGACCTCGCCGCGCGCGATTCGCAGCGCCTGCTCGCCCCGGGCGCCGCGGCGCGTCACGGCGTCCGCCTGACGCTGGAGACCTAGCCGTTGCGGATCTGGGTGGCGCGGCCCGAGCCGGGGGCGACGCGGACCGGAGCGGCCCTCGCGGTCCTGGGCCACGCGCCGCTCGTGGCCCCCGTCCTGGCTGTGCGGCCGACCGCGGCGGCGCTGCCCGTGGGACCCTTCGCCGCGCTGCTCCTCACCAGCGCCAACGCGGTGTCGGCGCTCCGGCCGGCGCTCCGGGACGCGCCGGCCCTGCGCGGCCTTCCCGTCTTCGCCGTCGGCGCGCGGACGGCCGCCCTGGCCCGCGAGGCCGGTCTCGGCCCCGTGCGGGAGGGGCCCGGCGACGCCGCGGGGCTCGCCGCCCTGGTGGCGGCGTCGCTGCCGCCCGGCGAACCGCTCCTCCACGCGACCGGGGCCGAGCGCAAACCGGAGCCGGCGGCGGCGCTGACGGCGGCCGGATTTCGGATCACCGCCTTCGTGGCTTACCGGGCCGAGGCGCTGGAGCGCTTGCCGCCGGCGGTCGGCCGCGACCTCGCCGAACACCGCCTCGAGGCGGCCCTTCACTATTCCCGGCGCAGCGCCGCCGTCGCCCTTGCCCTCGCGGATGGTTCGGAGCACGGCGGAGCTTTCCGCCGGCTGAGGCATTACTGCCTATCGCCGGATGTCGCGGCACCCCTGGAAGCGGCCGGTGTTCCGGTCCATTTCGTCGCGGCACGCCCGCGCGAAGCGGACCTGCTCGACGCCCTGGCACGGCGACCGGGCTAACCGCGCGGTGACAGGGAGGCCGGGCCGCCGTATCTCGCCCTCGCGCCCGGCGCCGCCGCGGTGCTAGGGGGGCGCGGCGACGCCGTAGAGTTGGAGGACTTGCCCGTGACGCCACCACCCAGCGACGCCGACAAGCCCGGCCCCGGCGGCCGGAAGCCGGACGCCGCGCCCGGCAAGCCCGGGCCATCCAGCCCGCCCGGTGGCGCGTCGCGACCGGCCACGACGTCGGCGTCCACCTCCTCCACGTCGGCTTCCACGGCCTCCACCGCCGCCGGCGGCGCGAAGGGGCCGCAGGGATCCGCGCCCGGGACGCCGCCCAAGCCCGCGACCGACCCGGTCGTGACCGCCAAGCCCGGCACGATCGATCCGAAGACCGACGCGGGCCAACCGGCCACCGGGGCCGACGGCGCGAAGCCGTCGACCGGCCCGGCCGCCCGGACGGCCGGCGCCAAGCCCGATCCCGTGACGGTGGGCGCCGCGTCGTCGGCCTCCGACGCCAGGGCCGGAACCGCCGCCTCGTCGTCGTCGACGGCCTCGACCAGCGCGTCCGGGGCCTCCGGGGCGCGGATCGATCCGAAGGCCGCGCAGCCCGGAACCGGCCCGCAGGGCGGTCCCCGTCCGGGCGGGCCCGCCTCCGGTGCCGCGGGCCCGGCGGCGGCCAGCGCGGTGACGGCCGGCCCGATCATCGACCTGAAGGCCAAGCGGATCCCGGATCCGCCGGCCGCCGGCAAGGAGCCGGGCAAGGACGCTCCCAAGGACGCTCCCAGGGACGTTCTGAAGGACGCTCCCAAGGATGCTTCCAAGGACGCCGCCAGGGACGGGAAGGAATCCGCGAAGAGCCCGATCCCCGCGGCGGCCGCCGTCGATGCGAACAGGAGCGCCGCCGCACCCGCCGGCCGGGCCCGGGCCGGATTCGGCTCGCTCGCGGCCGCGGGGCTGCTCGGGGGCGTGATCGGCGCCGGCCTGCTGTTCGGCGCCGAGAAGGCCGGGATCGGTCCCGACCCGCGCCTGAACGCCCTCGACCAGAGGCTCTCCAGCCAGCTCGCGTCCCTCGACAAGCGCCTCGACGGGCTGGCCCCGCGCGACGCGGTGACGGCCCTCGACAAGCGCGTCGCCGCCGCGGAGGCGAGCGCCAAGCAGGCGCTCGACAAGTCCGGCGCGGCGCCCGCTGCCGCCGCCGAGGGGCAAGCGGCCGGTCAGGCC from Methylobacterium radiotolerans JCM 2831 includes the following:
- a CDS encoding ABC transporter ATP-binding protein, whose protein sequence is MRALIDLVRAMRAADRRRLALIALGLAGAALLEVVGVASVIPFLTLVGDPSAATRIPYLAQARGALGLTDERGFLLVTGGAALAAILVTALVNAGLTYAQLRFTHLAGYSLSRRLLFRYLDRERLFFAQSNSAELAKNVLSETDRLVIGALTPATVLASRASSALAVIAFLLAYAPQLALILGGGFGGLYVGIYLVMRARLARLGSRTVADNEARFRIVQETFGALTELKLYGRAEAFASRFDAPARAYALATAASQLTGQMPRFVIEALAFGGVIVVVLFALAQGLDVAGILPLLGLFAFAGYRMLPAFQNIFTSVALMRFTLPAVRVIVDELADEREPRPRTAERLPFARAIRLEDLGFDYGTGRPALAGIDLTIPVNATVGLAGRTGSGKSTLAGLILGVLSPTAGRITVDGRPLDAGTLPAWQNRIGYVPQEVFLVDGTVAENIALGLDAPDLAAVERAARLAGAHDFVAALPHGYAERVGERGARLSGGQRQRVGIARALYHDPDVIVFDEATSALDDETQAAVMRALRALSGRRTLILIAHRLSTLEGADAVHVLEAGRIVASGPPEAVLPGLGTAA
- a CDS encoding aldose 1-epimerase family protein produces the protein MTTRIELTAPDGTTATLATHGAEPVSWRVGGTEYLWSGDPAHWNRHAPWLFPVVGASAGGHVTVGSERYPMAQHGFARDLPFAVVDRSADAVTLRLTDGPGTRAHYPFAFRLDIAARVRPAGLDLDVSVANPGDVPLPYALGFHPAFPWPFAGGSRARDGGYAVAFEQAERPFAPQVGPGGLLLRDEQPIPLAGDTLPLDPALFTEAFVFRNARSRWMRFTGPGRAISMEMADFPHLAVWTKPTAPFLSLECWTGYADWSDFAGDLAARDSQRLLAPGAAARHGVRLTLET
- a CDS encoding uroporphyrinogen-III synthase, with protein sequence MRIWVARPEPGATRTGAALAVLGHAPLVAPVLAVRPTAAALPVGPFAALLLTSANAVSALRPALRDAPALRGLPVFAVGARTAALAREAGLGPVREGPGDAAGLAALVAASLPPGEPLLHATGAERKPEPAAALTAAGFRITAFVAYRAEALERLPPAVGRDLAEHRLEAALHYSRRSAAVALALADGSEHGGAFRRLRHYCLSPDVAAPLEAAGVPVHFVAARPREADLLDALARRPG